In Apium graveolens cultivar Ventura chromosome 10, ASM990537v1, whole genome shotgun sequence, the following are encoded in one genomic region:
- the LOC141693981 gene encoding zinc finger protein ZAT5-like, whose translation MTSVLGFDMETSSQELIMESQRQIIRGKRTKRPRPFTPTPTSSSSSGAERCIENDGYFSVLSPLSCENSASTEEDQDMANCLILLAQSGSTFNPKQDRNDEIYTNKFPIRKFYEISTSMSTKTEFEAYECKTCNRSFPSFQALGGHRASHKKPKNTIEEKKVLIATISTDKEDQEFHFKKMSPSTSPQKAKVHECSICGSEFSSGQALGGHMRRHRIPTTNINTTTIMNQDDQKPRNHVLQLDLNLPAPEDDHFDSKFQFVFTAPALVDCHY comes from the coding sequence ATGACTAGTGTTCTTGGCTTCGACATGGAAACCTCATCACAAGAACTAATCATGGAGTCTCAAAGGCAGATCATCCGCGGAAAACGTACCAAACGTCCACGACCATTTACCCCCACCCCCACCTCTAGCTCCTCCAGCGGTGCCGAAAGATGCATCGAAAATGATGGTTATTTTTCTGTGCTCTCTCCTCTAAGTTGTGAAAACTCTGCCTCGACGGAAGAAGACCAAGACATGGCGAATTGTTTAATTCTCTTGGCCCAGAGTGGCAGTACCTTCAATCCTAAGCAAGATCGTAACGACGAAATTTATACAAACAAGTTCCCTATTCGAAAATTCTACGAGATTTCCACCTCTATGTCAACAAAAACAGAGTTTGAGGCCTACGAATGCAAGACTTGCAACCGAAGTTTCCCTTCATTTCAAGCTCTGGGAGGTCACCGTGCAAGCCACAAGAAACCTAAGAACACGATCGAAGAAAAGAAAGTCCTCATCGCAACAATATCAACCGATAAAGAAGATCAAGAATTCCATTTCAAGAAGATGAGTCCATCAACTTCCCCACAAAAGGCTAAAGTTCACGAGTGTTCTATATGTGGTTCTGAATTTTCATCAGGTCAAGCTTTGGGTGGTCACATGAGAAGACACAGAATTCCGACGACTAATATTAACACTACTACTATAATGAATCAAGATGATCAAAAACCAAGAAATCATGTCTTACAACTCGATCTCAATCTGCCAGCACCGGAGGATGATCATTTCGATTCTAAATTTCAGTTTGTATTCACTGCACCTGCCTTGGTAGATTGTCATTACTGA
- the LOC141692661 gene encoding large ribosomal subunit protein bL9c, translating to MASTLSWASSSCFRSHSFTTKNFTQAPIVNPVYVIVAQKKAKKTRKIILKEDVMDVGKKGQLLDVKAGFYRNFLLPSGKAQIVTTSLIKEMKMEDERIDAEKKRVKEEAQQLALIFETVGAFKVKRKIGKGKQIFGTVTAQDLVDIIKAQLQRDIDKRIVTIPDIRETGEYVAELKLHPDVSARVRLTVFGN from the exons ATGGCATCAACTCTGTCATGGGCTTCATCTTCTTGCTTTAGAAGTCATAGCTTTACCACCAAAAACTTCACTCAAGCCCCCATTGTCAATCCAGTTTATGTGATTGTAGCTCAAAAGAAAGCAAAGAAGACAAGAAAG ATTATATTGAAGGAGGATGTTATGGATGTGGGAAAGAAAGGGCAGCTTTTGGATGTAAAAGCTGGATTTTACAGGAATTTTCTTCTTCCTTCTGGAAAGGCCCAAATTGTCACTACTTCACTTATCAA aGAAATGAAGATGGAAGACGAAAGAATCGACGCTGAAAAGAAAAGG GTGAAAGAAGAGGCACAACAACTAGCTCTAATTTTTGAAACTGTTGGAGCTTTCAAGGTGAAGCGAAAGATTGGGAAAGGAAAACAAATATTTGGAAC CGTTACAGCTCAAGATCTTGTTGATATAATCAAGGCGCAACTACAAAG GGACATCGATAAAAGAATTGTTACTATCCCGGACATTAGAGAAACAGGTGAATATGTGGCAGAGTTGAAGCTTCATCCTGATGTCTCTGCCCGAGTGAGGTTAACTGTGTTTGGAAACTGA